One Thermosphaera aggregans DNA segment encodes these proteins:
- a CDS encoding DMT family transporter yields MAAPSERGKVKGVLFLVLTTVLWGTSFSFIKLSVEEISGFSYTFYRGLFSILILSILLIAKHVRQGIDVESFVKGVYTGIAYMLGLLLQGLGTRFVTPSTSAFITGLNTVHVHLYAGLLARKYGLTHATSLILALTGLYILTSPQNSGGLGELLVFIGSISWAAQIILVSKYSNANMLEYLYGMFTPTLFLGPYVFIVEHGGELSLNTILYLAYLAVACSLGATYFQVKGQKYVSASSAAIIFLLEPVFALIFSLLMGLEALLTYKLVGGGLIVLATYITTIGELRENARGRHA; encoded by the coding sequence ATGGCTGCCCCCAGTGAGAGAGGGAAGGTAAAAGGGGTTTTGTTCCTGGTTTTAACCACGGTGCTATGGGGCACATCATTCTCCTTCATTAAACTCTCTGTTGAGGAGATTTCCGGGTTTTCATACACGTTTTACAGGGGTCTTTTCTCCATACTAATACTTTCAATACTTCTCATCGCTAAACATGTTCGGCAAGGCATCGATGTAGAAAGCTTCGTTAAAGGAGTGTACACCGGGATAGCTTACATGCTGGGACTGCTTCTCCAAGGACTGGGGACGAGGTTCGTGACGCCTTCAACAAGCGCGTTCATAACCGGCTTGAACACTGTTCACGTGCACTTGTACGCGGGGCTTTTAGCAAGGAAGTATGGTTTAACCCATGCTACCTCACTGATTCTAGCGTTAACAGGACTATACATTCTGACAAGCCCGCAAAACTCGGGCGGGTTAGGCGAGCTCTTAGTTTTCATCGGTTCCATATCATGGGCTGCTCAAATCATACTGGTAAGCAAATACAGTAATGCAAACATGCTAGAATATCTCTACGGTATGTTCACCCCCACCTTGTTCCTGGGCCCATATGTCTTCATCGTAGAGCATGGTGGTGAATTATCATTAAACACTATTCTTTACCTAGCCTACCTCGCTGTAGCATGCTCCCTTGGAGCAACCTACTTCCAAGTGAAGGGGCAGAAATACGTCTCCGCTAGCTCTGCAGCAATAATCTTTCTATTAGAGCCTGTTTTCGCTCTAATATTCTCACTACTCATGGGATTAGAAGCTCTCCTGACATACAAGCTTGTTGGAGGGGGTTTAATAGTTCTGGCTACTTACATTACTACGATCGGGGAGTTAAGAGAGAACGCTAGAGGTCGACACGCTTAA
- a CDS encoding 4Fe-4S binding protein → MVDLSVEIAGIKMKNPIMNAACPISRDAETMKLLIENGVGGVVAKTISVKPAIVPRPSMAVVDRGMGRFYYLKTLKPGDVRITPVDAGNHRFIHAFLNAELWSDIPAEHYLEREYPIVKTYCRERGVAFFVSIGYKPEELALLGPKVEKAGADAIEFSTHYIGKDYRPVIEAAKALRESVSIPIFAKLSPFTPNIPELVRELENVRVDGIVATNTIGPALSIDVETGMPIVGGPYGYGWMSGPALKPISLAVVAEAAKSTKLPVIGVGGITRGVDVIEYFMAGASAVQICTAALVEGFSVFQRILSETKTWLEKHGYSSILDVKGLALKHLKPEPRRVWAKPPVVDEKKCIGCGFCQQVCDYDAVHVEESSNGKRLAVVDKTKCYGCGLCTSVCPTRAIHFEE, encoded by the coding sequence GTGGTAGATCTATCTGTAGAAATAGCCGGTATAAAGATGAAAAACCCCATTATGAATGCTGCATGCCCGATCTCCCGCGATGCTGAAACAATGAAGCTGTTGATCGAAAACGGGGTTGGAGGAGTTGTTGCGAAAACAATTAGCGTCAAACCCGCCATTGTTCCAAGGCCGAGCATGGCCGTTGTGGACAGGGGAATGGGTAGGTTTTACTACTTGAAAACCTTAAAACCAGGGGATGTTAGGATAACTCCGGTGGATGCGGGAAACCATAGATTTATACATGCCTTCCTCAACGCCGAGCTATGGAGCGATATCCCTGCTGAACACTACTTAGAGCGTGAATACCCAATAGTCAAAACCTACTGCAGGGAGCGGGGGGTGGCTTTCTTTGTCAGCATAGGCTACAAGCCCGAAGAGCTAGCGCTGCTTGGTCCTAAAGTAGAGAAAGCAGGCGCAGACGCGATCGAATTCTCCACGCATTACATAGGAAAAGACTATCGCCCCGTAATAGAGGCTGCTAAAGCCCTTAGAGAATCCGTATCAATCCCCATCTTCGCCAAGCTCAGCCCGTTCACTCCTAACATACCGGAGCTGGTGAGAGAGCTCGAAAACGTCCGCGTCGATGGAATCGTAGCTACAAACACTATTGGACCTGCATTGAGCATAGATGTTGAAACCGGTATGCCAATAGTCGGAGGCCCCTACGGGTACGGGTGGATGAGCGGCCCGGCTCTGAAGCCCATTTCTCTGGCCGTGGTGGCGGAGGCAGCGAAGAGTACTAAACTCCCAGTTATAGGGGTTGGAGGGATTACCAGAGGCGTGGACGTTATCGAGTACTTCATGGCTGGGGCATCAGCTGTTCAAATATGTACAGCCGCACTAGTTGAAGGGTTCAGCGTGTTCCAGAGAATTTTAAGCGAGACTAAGACATGGCTTGAAAAACACGGGTACTCGAGCATACTGGACGTGAAAGGACTGGCGTTGAAGCATTTGAAACCTGAGCCGAGAAGGGTTTGGGCTAAGCCGCCTGTAGTTGATGAGAAAAAATGTATTGGCTGCGGGTTCTGCCAGCAAGTCTGTGACTACGATGCAGTGCATGTTGAAGAATCCAGCAACGGTAAGAGATTGGCTGTTGTGGACAAGACAAAGTGTTATGGGTGCGGTCTCTGCACCTCTGTGTGTCCAACCAGGGCTATCCATTTTGAAGAGTAA
- a CDS encoding chromatin protein Cren7, with protein sequence MPCDKPVKVKTATGKELELIPKKVWQLNPRGKKGVKVGLFQDPETGTFFRAKVPEDYPLCG encoded by the coding sequence ATGCCTTGTGACAAGCCAGTTAAGGTGAAAACAGCAACCGGAAAAGAATTAGAGCTAATCCCGAAGAAGGTTTGGCAGTTAAATCCTCGCGGTAAGAAAGGCGTGAAAGTAGGTTTGTTCCAGGACCCTGAGACCGGCACGTTTTTCAGGGCAAAGGTTCCGGAAGACTACCCATTGTGTGGGTAG
- a CDS encoding ornithine carbamoyltransferase — MGRGKPWFVGLLHGQDWLSNYDHDIDTVVKVLKAARELREIYHNGIRKVTWLDGKMLYLIFYNKSLRTRNSFQTGIYQLGGQATYISPDQVYAPTLPEDMIPYQTEAISDVARVLSRYGDGIAIRIYGDAAKWIIGRGHRIIREFAKWADIPVLNMEDDVWHPFQALADAQAAFDALGWPKDLRGKKVVVSYAYSGGLKPLAVPQDVATMFAMMGADVYVAHPPGFELMDEAMNKAREYAKHWGAEFKIVYDMDEAFEGATIVYPKAWSPKGFFPPYNSTVDKEGAKAYQEKFKNWIVTRERLEKAGKPYYMHCGPADRGQEVTDEVLDSYEKSLYFEEAENRLHVQKAVMAMTLGE; from the coding sequence ATGGGTAGAGGAAAACCCTGGTTCGTAGGACTCCTACACGGCCAAGACTGGCTATCAAACTATGATCACGACATAGACACAGTGGTAAAGGTGTTGAAAGCTGCGCGAGAACTGAGGGAGATATACCATAACGGTATTAGAAAGGTAACATGGCTCGACGGGAAAATGCTCTACCTCATCTTCTACAATAAGAGCCTTAGAACTAGAAACAGCTTCCAAACCGGAATATATCAGCTTGGAGGACAGGCAACATACATTAGCCCAGACCAAGTATATGCTCCAACCCTTCCCGAGGACATGATCCCATATCAGACAGAAGCCATTAGCGATGTTGCCAGAGTGTTGAGCAGGTATGGAGATGGAATCGCGATTAGAATATACGGTGATGCTGCTAAATGGATTATAGGCAGAGGTCACAGGATCATCAGGGAGTTCGCCAAATGGGCTGACATCCCCGTCTTGAACATGGAGGACGATGTCTGGCACCCGTTCCAGGCGCTAGCAGATGCTCAAGCCGCATTCGACGCTCTCGGCTGGCCGAAAGACCTGAGAGGAAAGAAGGTTGTGGTAAGCTACGCCTACAGCGGAGGGTTAAAGCCTCTCGCAGTCCCACAGGATGTTGCAACAATGTTCGCCATGATGGGCGCTGACGTGTATGTTGCACACCCACCAGGCTTCGAACTCATGGATGAAGCAATGAACAAGGCAAGAGAGTATGCCAAGCACTGGGGCGCTGAGTTCAAGATAGTTTACGACATGGACGAGGCATTCGAGGGCGCAACCATCGTGTATCCGAAAGCATGGAGCCCGAAGGGCTTCTTCCCACCATACAACAGCACCGTAGACAAGGAAGGAGCGAAAGCCTACCAGGAGAAGTTCAAGAACTGGATTGTCACAAGGGAGAGGCTTGAGAAGGCTGGAAAACCATACTACATGCACTGCGGACCCGCTGACAGAGGCCAGGAAGTAACGGACGAAGTCTTAGACTCGTACGAGAAGAGCCTCTACTTCGAGGAAGCAGAGAACAGGCTACATGTTCAAAAAGCCGTTATGGCCATGACTCTAGGAGAGTAA
- a CDS encoding amidohydrolase family protein, protein MRDKVDILVSNGLIVTMNDERRVVENGYVAVSGDRIIDVGVGDGRDKYTAEEIIDARKHIVLPGLMCAHTHFYGLLLTGSPWFSKIEPPTDFQQNLQRIWWALDVLLSYEEAYASALMGSIEFVKSGVTFFFDNISAPNAINGVLDYIEKAVNEVGIRGYLSFEATQRRSLQEGLEGLKENERFIRKNNMDESKLVKGAIYLHASFTVSNDLFLKARELANKYHALLSIHAEEGLVDVYHNIERYGIRPIERMERLGFLGDDVILVHVVNATDDEIKIIKKTGAHVAHNAMSNMLNAVGVAKIPEMMEQGVNVGIGNDGYIFDHFENMRSTYLIHKVWKRDPRIMTPLQILEMSTVNVARMFKVWKELGSIEPGKKADIVLIKPELPSTPVNSKTVYGHLVNTVNSRDVKTVIVNGKLVMKDRVVLNIDEEKSIDYVHKVVEKLWEKLIEKGEYQLDVLDKP, encoded by the coding sequence TTGAGGGATAAGGTTGACATTCTAGTCTCCAATGGGTTAATAGTCACAATGAATGATGAGCGGAGAGTGGTTGAAAACGGGTATGTAGCGGTCTCTGGGGATCGGATCATAGATGTTGGTGTCGGAGATGGAAGGGATAAGTATACTGCTGAGGAAATCATTGATGCACGAAAACACATAGTACTACCCGGGTTAATGTGCGCTCACACTCATTTCTACGGTCTCTTGCTGACAGGCAGCCCATGGTTCTCGAAAATAGAGCCTCCGACAGACTTCCAGCAAAACCTTCAAAGGATTTGGTGGGCCCTCGATGTGCTACTGTCCTATGAGGAAGCATACGCTTCAGCATTAATGGGGTCTATAGAGTTCGTGAAATCCGGAGTTACCTTCTTCTTTGATAACATAAGCGCGCCAAACGCTATAAACGGCGTGCTTGACTATATTGAGAAAGCCGTGAACGAGGTTGGGATAAGAGGCTACCTAAGCTTCGAGGCAACTCAAAGGCGTAGCCTACAGGAGGGATTAGAAGGCCTTAAGGAGAATGAGCGCTTCATCCGGAAGAACAATATGGATGAGAGCAAGCTGGTTAAGGGCGCGATTTACTTACACGCAAGCTTCACGGTTTCAAACGATTTATTCCTCAAGGCAAGAGAGCTTGCAAACAAATACCATGCCCTGCTATCGATACATGCTGAGGAAGGCTTGGTCGATGTATACCATAATATTGAGCGGTATGGTATACGTCCTATTGAGAGAATGGAGAGGCTTGGATTCCTGGGAGATGATGTCATACTGGTGCATGTGGTCAACGCGACCGATGATGAAATTAAAATCATAAAGAAAACGGGGGCGCATGTTGCCCACAACGCTATGAGCAACATGTTGAACGCTGTAGGTGTTGCCAAGATACCGGAAATGATGGAGCAAGGCGTTAACGTGGGGATAGGTAATGATGGATACATCTTCGACCACTTTGAAAACATGCGCTCAACATACCTCATACATAAAGTATGGAAGAGAGATCCAAGGATTATGACTCCTCTTCAAATACTTGAAATGTCCACAGTCAATGTGGCAAGAATGTTCAAGGTTTGGAAGGAGCTGGGAAGCATAGAGCCTGGTAAAAAAGCCGACATAGTCTTGATAAAACCCGAACTACCCTCGACACCGGTTAACTCTAAAACAGTTTACGGACACCTTGTTAACACTGTGAATAGCAGGGATGTCAAAACCGTTATTGTGAATGGAAAGCTAGTTATGAAGGACAGGGTGGTCTTAAACATTGATGAGGAAAAATCCATAGATTATGTTCACAAGGTTGTTGAAAAACTATGGGAAAAGCTCATTGAGAAGGGAGAATACCAGTTAGACGTTCTAGACAAGCCGTAG
- a CDS encoding radical SAM protein, producing the protein MAGYNPIVLSEAVKNHVCRTTQRGEERKYYRFRGGKWYGGIATGDVVGCNLRCGFCWSWRFSHVFTGGWFESAESAFQKILEIASKHNYEYVRLSGGEPTISRSHLLKIIELFSETHYTFILETNGLLIGYDPDYARDLAEFSNLVVRVSLKGASEEEFHALTGADPSFFRMQLKSLENLLASGFKPCREVYPAVMLSFSTPGSYNQLKRELSMMSQSFLSCIDEEYVILYPHVKEIMKRRGLKPKISYTPEGVPDFMI; encoded by the coding sequence ATGGCAGGATACAACCCTATCGTCCTGTCCGAAGCTGTTAAGAACCATGTTTGCAGGACAACCCAGAGAGGAGAGGAGAGAAAGTACTATAGGTTTAGAGGTGGTAAATGGTACGGTGGCATAGCTACAGGCGATGTGGTAGGTTGCAATTTGAGGTGTGGCTTCTGCTGGAGCTGGAGGTTTAGCCATGTTTTCACTGGTGGTTGGTTTGAGTCTGCCGAATCAGCGTTTCAAAAAATACTGGAAATAGCGAGCAAGCATAACTATGAGTATGTGAGGTTGAGCGGTGGGGAGCCCACTATATCTAGAAGCCACCTACTAAAGATTATTGAATTGTTTTCTGAAACACATTACACCTTCATACTCGAAACTAATGGTTTACTGATAGGGTATGATCCAGACTACGCTAGGGATCTGGCAGAGTTTTCAAATTTGGTGGTAAGGGTTAGTCTAAAAGGAGCATCTGAAGAAGAATTCCATGCTTTAACCGGGGCAGACCCGTCTTTTTTCAGGATGCAGTTGAAGAGTTTGGAGAACCTCTTAGCCTCCGGTTTCAAGCCGTGCAGGGAGGTTTACCCTGCGGTAATGTTGAGCTTCTCAACACCGGGGTCATATAATCAGTTAAAGAGAGAGCTTTCCATGATGAGCCAGTCATTCCTTTCCTGCATTGATGAGGAATACGTTATTCTATATCCGCATGTAAAGGAGATTATGAAGAGAAGAGGCCTTAAACCAAAAATCTCCTACACGCCTGAAGGAGTACCCGATTTCATGATTTAA
- a CDS encoding alanine/glycine:cation symporter family protein, translated as MDIPSIVDYLSGLLWGLPAIIILVSTGLVVGILGGFYQIRKFGLAVKNMFYRGRGGKGEVKPFAIWAATVGAIVGTGNIAGVATAIHLGGPGALFWMWVTAILGMGLKGVEVTLAVWSRRVTPEGRVEGGTPYYIRLIPKIGPALSVVFAVLIIIGGFGTADMLQPNNVALGAEYIGKIFGATTDEQIFQVRLVTGILLMIFTALVILGGIKRIGEVSNYMVPFMAAWYIIFSIGVWIKYGGDLPSAFSQIITGAFNPQAVAGGLAGWTVFTALRYGMARALFSNEAGAGSTPNVYAYMTIDHPGRAAFYGIFEVFMDTIVICSVTGLTIVISGVHIERPDLSGAALVMEAFYRAYGAYASAILGVALALFAYTTMLTFAWIVEINWVYLFSRILKLPEKPMRYLVRVLWIVPSIPAAVMGELFETLWNFADMSYGLMMLVNVIAVVYFTPLALKLIKDFYSRHIYETGEVKK; from the coding sequence TTGGACATACCTTCTATTGTAGACTACCTAAGCGGACTTCTATGGGGTCTTCCGGCTATAATCATTCTCGTATCGACAGGGTTGGTGGTCGGAATCCTCGGCGGGTTCTACCAAATTAGGAAGTTCGGTCTTGCAGTGAAGAACATGTTCTATAGGGGTAGAGGCGGAAAAGGTGAAGTGAAGCCTTTTGCTATATGGGCAGCAACCGTTGGGGCAATCGTTGGAACAGGTAATATTGCAGGTGTAGCAACAGCCATACATCTGGGCGGTCCAGGAGCACTGTTTTGGATGTGGGTGACAGCAATACTCGGAATGGGATTGAAAGGGGTCGAAGTAACCCTCGCAGTATGGTCTAGAAGAGTAACACCCGAAGGAAGGGTTGAGGGCGGAACACCCTATTACATAAGGTTGATCCCGAAGATTGGACCCGCCCTTTCAGTGGTTTTTGCGGTTTTGATAATTATAGGTGGTTTCGGGACAGCGGACATGTTGCAGCCTAATAACGTTGCATTAGGAGCGGAATACATTGGGAAAATATTCGGGGCAACCACTGATGAACAGATCTTCCAAGTTAGATTAGTGACAGGCATATTGTTAATGATCTTCACGGCGTTGGTAATCCTCGGCGGGATTAAGAGAATTGGAGAAGTGTCAAACTATATGGTCCCCTTCATGGCGGCATGGTATATAATCTTTAGTATTGGAGTGTGGATTAAGTACGGCGGAGACCTTCCGTCAGCGTTTTCACAGATCATCACTGGCGCGTTCAATCCGCAAGCAGTTGCAGGAGGGTTGGCGGGGTGGACCGTTTTCACTGCCCTTAGGTACGGCATGGCAAGGGCCTTATTCTCTAACGAGGCTGGTGCGGGGAGCACACCTAACGTATACGCTTACATGACCATAGACCACCCAGGCAGAGCCGCCTTCTACGGCATCTTCGAGGTGTTCATGGACACGATCGTTATCTGCTCGGTCACTGGGTTGACGATTGTAATTTCAGGGGTCCACATTGAGAGGCCTGATTTAAGCGGTGCAGCTTTAGTTATGGAGGCTTTCTATAGAGCATATGGCGCATACGCCTCAGCCATCCTTGGTGTGGCACTGGCTCTATTCGCATACACTACCATGTTGACCTTTGCATGGATCGTGGAAATCAACTGGGTTTACTTGTTCTCCAGGATTCTTAAGCTACCAGAAAAACCAATGAGATATCTTGTGAGAGTATTATGGATCGTGCCCTCCATACCAGCAGCAGTGATGGGTGAACTATTTGAGACGCTGTGGAACTTTGCAGACATGTCGTATGGTCTCATGATGCTCGTTAACGTGATCGCGGTTGTATACTTCACCCCATTGGCGTTGAAGTTAATTAAAGACTTCTATTCAAGGCACATATACGAAACAGGAGAGGTCAAAAAGTAG
- the arcC gene encoding carbamate kinase, giving the protein MNGVKEVVVVALGGNAFQSKGDKGTVEEYWRNAYTSAEFIARLIGEGYGVVVTHGNGPQVGIIAEWMMAGLKEKNLPPMSLDIAGAMSQGWLGYLLQQALYNKLMEKNLMGKVVKGVVTIVTQTLVDKNDPAFKDPTKYIGPWYEKEEAEKLAKEFGWVFKPDPRGGYRRVVASPDPVRQIEIDAIRRLVDDGFVVIADGGGGIPVYFDDNGKLRGVEAVIDKDLGAERMAAAVGADILLILTDVEKVYLNHGKPDAKPIDQMTASEALKYYKEGHFKPGSMGPKVLAGVRFVQNGGKLAIIAHLSQAYEAIKGNAGTRIVPG; this is encoded by the coding sequence ATGAACGGCGTGAAGGAAGTTGTTGTCGTCGCACTAGGTGGAAACGCGTTCCAGAGCAAGGGAGATAAGGGAACAGTTGAAGAGTACTGGAGAAACGCGTATACTTCAGCAGAATTCATTGCAAGACTCATCGGGGAAGGATATGGCGTGGTCGTGACCCATGGAAACGGCCCCCAGGTAGGCATAATCGCTGAGTGGATGATGGCTGGGTTGAAGGAGAAAAATCTGCCGCCAATGAGCCTTGACATTGCAGGTGCTATGAGCCAGGGATGGCTGGGCTATCTTCTACAGCAAGCCTTGTACAATAAGTTAATGGAGAAGAACCTCATGGGTAAGGTTGTTAAAGGCGTAGTAACAATTGTGACTCAAACCCTTGTCGACAAGAACGATCCAGCCTTCAAAGACCCTACTAAATACATTGGCCCATGGTATGAGAAAGAGGAGGCTGAGAAGCTGGCTAAAGAGTTTGGATGGGTTTTCAAGCCCGATCCACGCGGAGGGTATAGAAGAGTAGTAGCATCCCCTGACCCGGTTAGACAAATAGAGATTGATGCTATACGGAGACTAGTGGATGACGGGTTCGTAGTGATAGCTGACGGCGGAGGAGGCATACCCGTCTACTTTGATGACAATGGGAAACTCCGCGGCGTGGAAGCCGTTATCGACAAAGACCTTGGCGCAGAGAGAATGGCTGCCGCGGTGGGAGCAGACATATTGTTGATTCTCACGGATGTTGAGAAAGTCTATCTAAACCATGGGAAGCCTGATGCTAAGCCGATCGATCAAATGACCGCTAGCGAAGCGTTAAAGTATTACAAGGAAGGACATTTCAAGCCGGGAAGCATGGGGCCGAAAGTACTGGCTGGAGTAAGATTCGTGCAGAACGGTGGTAAGTTAGCAATAATAGCGCACTTAAGCCAGGCCTACGAAGCCATTAAAGGAAATGCTGGAACCAGGATTGTACCAGGTTAG